In Sphingobium amiense, a genomic segment contains:
- a CDS encoding AAA family ATPase, translating into MRFEGTQDYVATDDLKVAVNAAVLLRRPLLVKGEPGTGKTVLAQEIAAALDAPLIEWNVKSTTKAHQGLYEYDAVARLRDGQLGDPRVHDIGNYIRKGKLWEAFTSPRLPVLLIDEIDKADIEFPNDLLQELDRMAFHVYETGETIAAAERPVVVITSNNEKELPDAFLRRCFFHYIRFPDRETMEKIVEVHFPGIQKILLSRAMDIFYDIREVPGLKKKPSTSELLDWLKLLLNEDMPLDVLQNSDPAKAIPPLHGALLKNEQDIMMFERLAFMSRRQGR; encoded by the coding sequence ATGCGTTTTGAAGGCACGCAGGATTATGTCGCCACCGACGACCTGAAGGTCGCGGTCAACGCCGCCGTGCTGCTGCGCCGCCCGCTTCTGGTGAAGGGTGAGCCGGGCACCGGCAAGACCGTGCTGGCGCAGGAAATCGCCGCCGCGCTCGACGCTCCGCTCATCGAATGGAACGTCAAATCGACGACGAAGGCGCATCAGGGTCTCTACGAATATGACGCCGTCGCCCGCCTGCGCGACGGCCAGCTCGGCGACCCCCGCGTCCACGACATCGGCAACTATATCCGCAAGGGCAAGCTGTGGGAGGCGTTCACCTCCCCCCGCCTGCCCGTCCTCCTGATCGACGAGATCGACAAAGCCGACATCGAGTTTCCCAACGACCTGCTCCAGGAACTCGACCGCATGGCCTTCCACGTCTACGAGACGGGCGAAACCATCGCGGCGGCCGAGCGGCCGGTGGTCGTCATCACCTCCAATAACGAGAAGGAACTGCCCGACGCTTTCCTGCGCCGCTGCTTCTTCCACTATATCAGGTTCCCGGACCGGGAGACGATGGAGAAGATCGTCGAGGTCCACTTCCCCGGCATCCAGAAAATCCTCCTGTCGCGCGCGATGGACATTTTCTACGACATCCGCGAAGTGCCCGGCCTCAAGAAGAAGCCGAGCACGTCCGAGCTGCTCGACTGGCTGAAACTTCTCCTCAACGAGGATATGCCACTCGACGTGCTTCAGAACAGCGATCCCGCCAAGGCGATTCCGCCGCTCCACGGCGCGCTGCTCAAGAATGAACAGGATATCATGATGTTCGAACGCCTCGCCTTCATGTCGCGCCGGCAGGGCCGCTGA
- a CDS encoding GFA family protein codes for MAHEGGCLCGAVRFSIDAAPLTARRCWCRLCQYLSAGGGTVNVIFPREALHLTGEVRWHEDVADSGNAMQRGFCPTCGTSLLSRTEVRPHLVVVRAGALDDPARMAPQMEIWTEAAPDWAVLNPALPHHPAQNPQ; via the coding sequence ATGGCGCACGAAGGCGGATGCCTGTGCGGCGCGGTGCGCTTCTCGATCGACGCTGCCCCCCTCACCGCGCGCCGCTGCTGGTGCCGCCTGTGCCAGTATCTGAGCGCGGGCGGCGGCACGGTGAACGTCATCTTCCCGCGCGAGGCTCTCCATCTCACCGGCGAAGTCCGCTGGCATGAGGATGTGGCGGACAGCGGCAATGCGATGCAGCGCGGCTTCTGCCCCACCTGCGGCACATCGCTGCTCAGCCGAACGGAGGTGCGCCCGCATCTTGTCGTCGTGCGCGCGGGCGCGCTCGATGACCCCGCGCGCATGGCGCCGCAGATGGAAATATGGACGGAGGCCGCGCCAGACTGGGCGGTCCTCAATCCCGCCCTTCCCCATCATCCGGCGCAAAATCCGCAATAG
- a CDS encoding methyl-accepting chemotaxis protein, which produces MENSDLLADLGERSGDIALQCSETAGFLGEVNRRIQADALRLGELGAHMDRLAASQSESVTAAQELSLTAQRAEQIITQGHETVGLSIGEVTDLARQVGGQEGHLRQFLTVIEAVGGISDELGAIARQTRLLGVNAAIEAARGGEATQGFAVVAEEIRRLAAQAGDCAASVGEKLGQLDRDARLLIGGVEANIRRSRDVSDHIDQLRVSMAEIAALVSQFNERSHTIVHCTDAADGDVTALRQGLALFRRSATENASRVDGARDQLETLEGMANAMLDCAAHGPGRTRNSRYIALAEEGADEISALIEQALKDGRLDRDALFDTAYSPVAGSDPPQYENGFTRFADAFVQPVLDRRTAQDSAIVGCCLIDMNGYLPTHISERSQPQRPGAREWNMDHARNRQIFMDGQTRRALDGEGDFFLFTYRQDLGEGRYRALRSVFVPLVFAGRRWGVYEVGYLI; this is translated from the coding sequence TTGGAAAATAGCGACTTACTGGCTGACCTGGGGGAAAGGTCAGGCGATATCGCGCTGCAATGCAGCGAAACTGCAGGCTTTCTGGGCGAAGTGAACCGCCGTATCCAGGCCGACGCCCTGCGTCTGGGCGAACTGGGCGCGCATATGGACCGGCTGGCGGCGAGCCAGTCGGAAAGCGTCACCGCCGCGCAGGAACTGAGCCTGACGGCCCAACGCGCCGAACAGATCATCACCCAGGGGCATGAGACAGTCGGCCTGTCCATCGGCGAAGTCACCGATCTGGCGCGGCAGGTGGGCGGGCAGGAAGGGCATCTGCGCCAGTTCCTGACCGTCATCGAGGCGGTGGGCGGCATTTCCGATGAACTGGGCGCGATTGCGCGGCAGACGCGTCTGCTGGGCGTCAACGCCGCCATCGAGGCGGCGCGGGGCGGCGAAGCGACGCAGGGCTTTGCCGTCGTGGCAGAAGAAATCCGCCGCCTCGCCGCACAGGCGGGCGATTGCGCGGCGTCGGTGGGCGAAAAGCTCGGCCAACTGGATCGTGACGCGCGGCTGCTGATCGGCGGGGTGGAAGCCAATATCCGCCGCAGCCGCGACGTCAGCGACCATATCGACCAGCTTCGCGTTTCCATGGCGGAGATCGCCGCGCTGGTCAGTCAGTTCAACGAGCGTTCGCACACTATCGTCCATTGCACCGACGCTGCCGATGGCGACGTGACGGCGCTGCGTCAGGGGCTGGCGCTGTTCCGGCGTTCGGCGACGGAAAATGCCAGCCGGGTCGATGGCGCGCGCGATCAGCTCGAAACGCTGGAGGGGATGGCCAACGCCATGCTCGACTGCGCGGCGCACGGACCGGGGCGCACGCGCAACAGCCGCTACATCGCGCTGGCGGAGGAAGGGGCGGACGAAATATCGGCGCTGATCGAACAGGCGCTGAAGGATGGGCGGCTGGATCGGGATGCGCTGTTCGATACGGCCTACAGCCCTGTCGCGGGGTCCGACCCGCCGCAATATGAAAATGGCTTCACCCGGTTCGCCGATGCCTTCGTCCAGCCGGTGCTGGACCGCCGGACGGCGCAGGACAGTGCGATCGTGGGCTGCTGCCTCATCGACATGAACGGCTATCTGCCCACGCACATCAGCGAACGGAGCCAGCCCCAGCGGCCCGGCGCGCGCGAATGGAATATGGATCATGCGCGCAACCGGCAGATTTTCATGGACGGCCAGACCCGTCGCGCGCTGGACGGGGAGGGGGATTTCTTCCTCTTCACCTACCGGCAGGATCTGGGCGAGGGGCGTTATCGCGCGCTGCGCAGCGTGTTCGTGCCGCTGGTCTTCGCCGGGCGGCGCTGGGGCGTCTATGAGGTCGGCTATCTGATCTGA
- a CDS encoding vWA domain-containing protein codes for MLLDFLDALRAAGIPAGIKEHLLLLEALDGDVIQRRPEDFYYLARATYVKDEGLFDRFDQVFARVFRGVLGGEGVEAEIPEEWLRLVAEKYLTPEEMEKIKSLGDWDEIMETLKKRLEEQQERHQGGNKWIGTGGTSPFGNGGYNPEGVRIGGQSRHKRAIKVWEKREFANLDNSRELGTRNIKVALRRLRRFAREGAADELDLDETIRGTARQGWLDIRMRPERHNAVKLLLFLDVGGSMDPFVKLTEELFSAATGEFKNMEFFYFHNCLYEGVWKDNRRRFAERTPTWDILHKYGHDYKVIFVGDAAMSPYEISHPGGSVEHMNEEAGAVWLQRVARTYPATVWLNPAKEAYWDYSQSTKMVRDLMNDRMYPLTVEGIDAAMRELTRKR; via the coding sequence ATGCTTCTCGATTTTCTCGACGCCCTGCGCGCCGCCGGTATTCCGGCCGGCATCAAGGAGCATCTGCTGTTGCTGGAGGCGCTGGACGGCGACGTGATCCAGCGGCGGCCCGAGGACTTCTACTATCTCGCCCGCGCGACCTATGTGAAGGACGAAGGGCTGTTCGACCGCTTCGATCAGGTCTTCGCCAGAGTGTTTCGCGGCGTTCTGGGCGGAGAAGGCGTGGAAGCCGAAATCCCGGAAGAATGGCTGCGCCTCGTCGCCGAAAAATATCTGACGCCCGAAGAGATGGAGAAGATCAAATCGCTGGGCGACTGGGACGAGATCATGGAGACGCTGAAAAAGCGTTTGGAGGAACAGCAGGAGCGGCATCAGGGCGGCAACAAGTGGATCGGCACCGGCGGCACCTCGCCTTTCGGCAATGGCGGCTATAACCCCGAAGGCGTCCGGATCGGCGGCCAGTCCCGCCACAAGCGCGCGATCAAGGTGTGGGAAAAGCGCGAATTCGCCAATCTCGACAACAGCCGGGAACTGGGCACACGCAACATCAAGGTGGCGCTGCGCCGCCTGCGCCGTTTCGCGCGCGAAGGCGCTGCGGACGAACTGGACCTCGACGAAACGATCCGGGGCACCGCGCGGCAGGGCTGGCTCGACATCCGGATGCGGCCAGAACGGCACAATGCGGTCAAGCTGCTGCTCTTCCTCGACGTGGGCGGCTCCATGGACCCGTTCGTCAAGCTGACCGAGGAACTGTTTTCCGCCGCCACCGGCGAATTCAAGAATATGGAATTCTTCTACTTCCACAATTGCCTCTATGAAGGCGTGTGGAAGGACAATCGCCGCCGCTTTGCGGAGCGCACGCCGACCTGGGACATCCTCCACAAATATGGCCATGACTATAAGGTGATCTTCGTCGGCGACGCCGCGATGAGTCCCTATGAGATCAGCCATCCGGGCGGGTCGGTCGAACATATGAACGAGGAAGCGGGCGCGGTCTGGCTCCAGCGCGTCGCCCGCACCTATCCCGCGACCGTCTGGCTCAACCCGGCGAAGGAAGCCTATTGGGACTATAGCCAGTCGACCAAGATGGTCCGCGATCTGATGAACGACCGCATGTATCCGCTGACGGTCGAGGGGATTGACGCCGCCATGCGCGAACTTACGCGCAAGCGCTGA
- a CDS encoding DUF1003 domain-containing protein, which yields MNAAIRFLTAPLRRAPASRDVYEVFDSGLTFGEKLADRVAAIGGSWTFIMGFGLFLAAWAVLNTVILAKHAFDPFPYIFLNLMLSMLAALQAPVIMMSQNRQAAKDRLEARLDYETNIRAESEIAALHEKVDRLLERLDAAGQKA from the coding sequence ATGAATGCAGCCATCCGTTTCCTCACGGCCCCGCTCCGCCGCGCGCCTGCGTCCCGCGACGTCTATGAGGTGTTCGACAGCGGCCTGACCTTCGGTGAAAAGCTCGCCGACCGCGTCGCCGCCATCGGCGGCTCGTGGACCTTCATCATGGGTTTCGGCCTGTTCCTCGCCGCCTGGGCGGTGCTGAACACGGTCATCCTCGCGAAGCACGCCTTCGATCCCTTCCCCTACATCTTCCTCAACCTGATGCTGTCGATGCTGGCGGCGCTTCAGGCGCCCGTCATCATGATGAGCCAGAACCGGCAGGCGGCGAAGGACCGTCTGGAGGCGCGGCTCGATTATGAAACCAACATCCGCGCCGAATCGGAAATCGCGGCGCTGCACGAAAAGGTCGACCGCCTGCTCGAACGGCTCGACGCCGCCGGACAGAAGGCGTGA
- a CDS encoding anhydro-N-acetylmuramic acid kinase, giving the protein MPQSTLAIGLMSGTSRDGIDAALIETDGEAAVTPVAFHAMPYDEGFRLRLTEACARAMAMETPGFEPLIAAVEGELTELHVRAVADLLGRSGHIAEDIGVIGFHGHTVAHRPERGWTWQIGDGAGLAGAFGIAVVGDLRSADVAAGGQGAPLLPVYHRALAAGLEKPAAVLNLGGVANITFIGADGTLIAFDTGMASGLIDNWMQTHGDAAFDEGGACAARGAVDEARLEAMMADPWFNAPPPKSIDREQFSIDPVRGLSLEDGAATLTAFTAAAVARAIEHLPERPATVHVAGGGRHNGTLMAMLAERTGAAVLPVDGLGWDGDALEAQGFAYMAVRSLKGLAISFPGTTGAPEPISGGVLFRP; this is encoded by the coding sequence ATGCCTCAATCCACCCTTGCAATCGGCCTGATGTCCGGCACGTCGCGCGACGGGATCGACGCGGCGCTGATCGAGACGGACGGGGAGGCCGCGGTGACGCCGGTGGCGTTTCACGCCATGCCCTATGACGAGGGGTTTCGCCTGCGCCTGACCGAGGCGTGCGCGCGGGCGATGGCGATGGAGACGCCGGGTTTCGAGCCGCTGATCGCCGCGGTCGAGGGGGAACTGACCGAACTGCATGTGCGTGCGGTGGCCGACCTGCTGGGGCGGAGCGGGCATATTGCGGAAGACATCGGCGTCATCGGCTTTCACGGCCATACGGTCGCGCACCGGCCCGAGCGGGGCTGGACGTGGCAGATCGGGGACGGCGCGGGTCTGGCGGGGGCGTTCGGCATCGCGGTGGTCGGCGATCTGCGCAGCGCGGACGTGGCGGCGGGCGGGCAGGGCGCGCCGCTGCTGCCGGTCTATCACCGCGCGCTGGCGGCGGGACTGGAGAAGCCAGCGGCGGTGCTCAATCTGGGCGGGGTGGCCAACATCACCTTCATCGGCGCGGACGGGACGCTGATCGCGTTCGATACCGGCATGGCGAGCGGCCTCATCGACAACTGGATGCAGACGCATGGCGACGCGGCGTTCGACGAGGGCGGCGCGTGCGCGGCGCGGGGCGCGGTGGACGAAGCGCGGCTGGAGGCGATGATGGCGGACCCATGGTTTAACGCGCCGCCGCCCAAGAGCATCGACCGGGAGCAGTTCAGCATCGACCCGGTGCGCGGGCTTTCGCTGGAGGACGGGGCGGCGACGCTGACCGCCTTTACGGCAGCGGCGGTGGCGCGCGCGATTGAGCACCTCCCCGAGCGGCCCGCCACCGTCCATGTCGCGGGCGGCGGGCGGCACAATGGAACGCTGATGGCGATGCTGGCGGAGCGGACGGGGGCAGCGGTGCTGCCGGTCGATGGCCTTGGCTGGGACGGCGACGCGCTGGAGGCGCAGGGGTTTGCCTATATGGCGGTGCGCAGCCTCAAGGGGCTGGCGATCAGTTTCCCCGGCACCACCGGCGCGCCCGAGCCGATCAGCGGCGGCGTGCTGTTCCGCCCCTGA
- the tyrS gene encoding tyrosine--tRNA ligase, producing MSNYQSDLLRLLDERGYIHQLTDAAGLDALAAKQVVPGYIGFDPTAPSLHVGSLVQIMMLRRMQQAGHKPIVLMGGGTGKIGDPSLRDEARSLLTVEKIAENVASIKRVFERFLTFGDGPTDAILVDNADWLDALEYIPFLRDIGQHFSVNRMLSFDSVKLRLDREQSLSFLEFNYMILQAYDFLELSRRAGCRLQMGGSDQWGNIVNGIELSRRVDGTPVYGLTSPLITTADGGKMGKTAKGAVWLNADALSPYDYWQFWRNTQDADVGRFMRLFTDLSLDEIARLEALEGAEINEAKKILAHAATAMAHGEDAAAAAAETARRTFEEGASDANLPTVSLGGEALTVVQANTALGFATSNKEVRRKLAEGAIRVNGEVVTEPTIILKAGDKISFGAKKHGLIVD from the coding sequence ATGAGCAACTACCAGTCCGACCTCCTGCGCCTGCTCGACGAGCGGGGCTATATCCACCAGTTGACCGATGCGGCCGGCCTCGACGCCCTCGCCGCGAAGCAGGTGGTGCCGGGCTATATCGGCTTCGATCCGACCGCGCCTTCGCTCCATGTCGGCAGCCTCGTGCAGATCATGATGCTCCGCCGGATGCAGCAGGCGGGGCACAAGCCCATCGTCCTGATGGGCGGCGGCACCGGCAAGATCGGCGACCCCTCGCTGCGCGACGAAGCCCGCTCGCTCCTTACGGTCGAGAAGATCGCCGAGAATGTCGCCAGCATCAAACGGGTGTTCGAACGCTTCCTGACCTTCGGCGACGGCCCGACCGACGCGATCCTGGTCGACAATGCCGACTGGCTCGACGCGCTCGAATATATCCCCTTCCTGCGCGACATCGGCCAGCATTTCTCGGTCAACCGGATGCTGAGCTTCGACAGCGTGAAGCTGCGCCTCGACCGCGAACAGTCGCTCAGCTTCCTCGAATTCAACTATATGATCCTTCAGGCCTACGACTTCCTCGAACTGTCGCGGCGGGCGGGATGCCGGCTCCAGATGGGCGGGTCGGACCAGTGGGGCAATATCGTCAACGGGATCGAGCTGTCGCGCCGGGTCGACGGCACGCCTGTCTACGGCCTGACCTCTCCGCTCATCACCACGGCGGACGGCGGCAAGATGGGCAAGACCGCCAAGGGCGCGGTGTGGCTGAACGCCGACGCGCTCTCGCCCTACGACTATTGGCAATTCTGGCGGAACACGCAGGACGCGGACGTGGGGCGCTTCATGCGCCTCTTCACCGACCTGTCGCTCGATGAGATCGCCCGGCTGGAAGCACTCGAAGGCGCGGAGATCAACGAGGCGAAGAAGATCCTCGCTCATGCCGCGACCGCCATGGCGCATGGCGAGGACGCCGCCGCCGCCGCCGCCGAAACCGCCCGCCGCACCTTCGAGGAAGGCGCGTCGGACGCCAATCTGCCGACCGTCAGCCTTGGCGGCGAAGCACTCACCGTCGTTCAGGCGAACACCGCTCTGGGCTTCGCGACCTCCAACAAGGAAGTCCGCCGCAAGCTCGCCGAGGGTGCGATTCGGGTGAATGGCGAAGTCGTGACGGAGCCGACTATCATCTTGAAAGCAGGCGACAAGATCAGTTTCGGCGCAAAAAAGCACGGCCTGATCGTCGACTGA
- a CDS encoding PilZ domain-containing protein: MSSSVFANLGHVLRSRDPAVDQRRARRELVDMVSHVTARGRTHDVQIINISALGLMCRTDAALLKGERVTFWLPVLNDYAAEVRWVEEGRVGVEFVSPIAPRLYDTLLSLIPPRRTAW; encoded by the coding sequence ATGTCCTCATCGGTCTTCGCCAATCTCGGCCACGTCCTTCGCTCCCGCGACCCTGCCGTCGACCAGCGGCGCGCCCGGCGCGAGCTTGTCGATATGGTAAGCCATGTGACGGCGCGCGGGCGCACGCACGATGTCCAGATCATCAACATCTCCGCGCTCGGCCTCATGTGCCGGACCGACGCCGCCCTGCTCAAGGGCGAGCGCGTGACCTTCTGGCTGCCGGTCCTGAACGACTATGCCGCCGAGGTCCGCTGGGTCGAGGAAGGCCGTGTCGGCGTGGAGTTCGTCTCCCCCATCGCGCCGCGCCTCTACGATACCCTGCTCAGCCTCATCCCGCCGCGCCGGACAGCCTGGTAA
- a CDS encoding mechanosensitive ion channel family protein, whose protein sequence is MPDLSLSHISIMAAVSILSSVAVAFLVHWALYWIALRIVRRSRIEPTLLPAIFHPTRWLVVLLALSAGVKSIALGPRVAEIWGIGSRMLFALLVGWLILRGMRAAKAMFERNADISVEDNLKARRQRTKVGILYRIAQCVVGFLVIAMILIAIPGVRTIGVSLMASAGLAALAVGAAAQPALKNLIAGVQMAFSEPIRLDDVVIVEGEWGRIEEIKLTYVVVRIWDDRRMVVPVSYFLEKPFQNWTTKTSDLLGTVFLYVDPAADIGRIRERFVAAVKANARWDGRVAILQVTDHRADALELRGLLSARNAGVAFDLRCEVREAMLDFLRAEMPEALVRSRQRIEAGEGFTRLSGAAG, encoded by the coding sequence ATGCCGGACCTCAGCCTCTCCCATATCTCGATCATGGCGGCCGTTTCGATCCTGTCTTCGGTGGCGGTCGCTTTCCTCGTCCATTGGGCGCTCTACTGGATCGCGCTGCGGATCGTGCGACGATCCCGGATCGAACCGACGCTGCTGCCCGCAATCTTCCATCCGACACGGTGGCTGGTGGTGCTGCTGGCGCTGAGCGCGGGGGTGAAGTCGATCGCGCTGGGGCCGCGCGTGGCGGAAATCTGGGGTATCGGGTCGCGGATGCTGTTCGCGCTGCTCGTCGGCTGGCTGATCCTGCGGGGTATGCGCGCGGCCAAGGCGATGTTCGAGCGCAATGCCGACATCAGCGTCGAGGATAATCTGAAGGCGCGGCGGCAGCGCACGAAGGTCGGCATCCTCTATCGCATCGCGCAGTGCGTCGTGGGTTTCCTGGTGATCGCGATGATCCTGATCGCGATTCCGGGCGTGCGGACCATCGGCGTATCGCTGATGGCGTCGGCGGGCCTCGCCGCGCTGGCGGTGGGCGCGGCGGCGCAGCCCGCGCTCAAGAATCTGATCGCTGGCGTGCAGATGGCCTTTTCCGAACCGATCCGGCTGGACGATGTGGTCATCGTCGAGGGCGAATGGGGGCGGATCGAGGAGATCAAGCTGACCTACGTCGTCGTGCGCATCTGGGACGACAGGCGGATGGTAGTGCCGGTATCCTATTTCCTCGAAAAGCCGTTCCAGAACTGGACGACGAAAACATCGGACTTGCTGGGCACGGTGTTCCTCTATGTCGATCCGGCCGCCGATATAGGGCGCATCCGCGAGCGGTTCGTCGCGGCGGTGAAGGCGAATGCGCGCTGGGACGGGCGCGTCGCGATCCTGCAGGTGACCGACCACCGCGCCGATGCGCTGGAACTGCGCGGGCTGCTGTCGGCGCGCAATGCAGGGGTGGCGTTCGACCTGCGGTGCGAGGTGCGGGAGGCGATGCTGGATTTCCTGCGCGCCGAAATGCCCGAAGCGCTGGTGCGCAGCCGTCAGCGGATCGAGGCGGGGGAGGGGTTTACCAGGCTGTCCGGCGCGGCGGGATGA
- the recG gene encoding ATP-dependent DNA helicase RecG, whose protein sequence is MRPDILNPLFAEISLFKGVGPALARPLERLGLARAVDVAFHLPVSWVDRKLTDRLDMGDAGRVIGIMLTPVDYRASGSARAPFRVQAVDGEGNGVSLVYFGKNSGWPRKLLPLGEPKFVSGKLDAYGENLQIVHPDHVLPPEEAGTIPPREPVYGLSEGLTNNRMRDLAAQAISRAPELPEWIEPSLIGQKGWPGWREALERVHADPSDAMARERLAYDEIFGGQLALMLVRQSSRRRRGVPIEGDGRLRAMLKLPFAPTGAQRRAIGEIEGDMAQATPMLRLLQGDVGSGKTLVALMALLNAVEAGMQGAMLAPTEILARQHYETLRRMAAGLPVEIAILTGREKGRVREATLMGLADGSIDILVGTHAIFQEAVQYRRLGLAVIDEQHRFGVAQRMMLANKAERAPHLLVMTATPIPRTLTLTYYGEMDVSRLDEMPPGRQPIQTLVMSAARLDEVVEALARHVEGGGQAYWVCPLVEESESSDQAAAEARAESLKLRFGERVGLVHGRMKGPEKDAAMAAFSANRTQILVATTVIEVGVDVPNSSLIIIEGADRFGLAQLHQLRGRVGRGDKPSVCILLRGNALGETSRARLALMRESNDGFRIAEEDLKLRGAGEVLGTRQSGEAALKLATPEHVAALVDAARDDAHLLIERDGGLDSARGQAARTCLYLFEKDAAVGLLRGG, encoded by the coding sequence ATGCGACCCGATATTCTCAATCCGCTCTTTGCCGAAATTTCCCTGTTCAAGGGAGTCGGCCCCGCGCTGGCCCGCCCGCTGGAGCGGCTGGGGCTGGCGCGCGCGGTCGATGTCGCCTTCCATCTGCCGGTGAGCTGGGTAGACCGGAAGCTGACCGACAGACTCGACATGGGCGACGCGGGGCGGGTGATCGGGATCATGCTGACGCCGGTCGATTATCGCGCCAGCGGCAGCGCGCGCGCGCCTTTCCGGGTGCAGGCGGTGGACGGGGAGGGGAATGGCGTCAGCCTCGTCTATTTCGGGAAGAACAGCGGCTGGCCGCGCAAGCTGCTGCCGCTGGGCGAGCCGAAATTCGTGTCGGGCAAGCTGGATGCCTATGGCGAGAACCTCCAGATCGTGCATCCCGACCATGTGCTGCCGCCGGAAGAAGCGGGCACGATCCCGCCGCGTGAGCCGGTCTATGGCCTGTCGGAGGGGCTGACCAACAACCGGATGCGCGATCTCGCGGCGCAGGCGATCAGCCGCGCGCCCGAGCTGCCCGAATGGATCGAGCCGAGCCTGATCGGGCAGAAGGGCTGGCCGGGCTGGCGCGAGGCGCTGGAGAGAGTGCATGCCGATCCCTCCGACGCCATGGCGCGCGAGCGGCTGGCCTATGACGAAATTTTCGGGGGGCAACTGGCGCTGATGCTGGTGCGGCAATCGTCGCGGCGGCGGCGCGGGGTGCCCATCGAGGGCGACGGGCGGCTGCGCGCGATGCTGAAACTGCCCTTCGCGCCAACGGGCGCGCAGCGGCGGGCGATAGGCGAGATCGAGGGCGACATGGCGCAGGCGACGCCGATGCTGCGGCTGCTGCAGGGCGATGTCGGATCGGGCAAGACGCTGGTGGCGTTGATGGCGCTGCTGAACGCGGTCGAGGCGGGGATGCAGGGGGCGATGCTGGCGCCGACCGAAATCCTCGCGCGGCAGCATTATGAGACGCTGCGCAGAATGGCGGCGGGGCTGCCGGTGGAGATTGCGATCCTGACGGGCCGCGAAAAGGGCAGGGTGCGCGAGGCGACTCTGATGGGCCTCGCGGACGGGAGCATCGACATTCTCGTCGGCACCCACGCCATCTTTCAGGAGGCGGTGCAGTATAGGCGGCTGGGGCTGGCCGTGATCGACGAGCAGCATCGCTTCGGCGTGGCGCAGCGGATGATGCTGGCGAACAAGGCGGAACGCGCGCCGCATTTGCTGGTGATGACGGCGACGCCGATTCCGCGCACGCTGACGCTGACCTATTATGGCGAGATGGACGTGTCGCGGCTGGACGAGATGCCGCCGGGCCGCCAGCCGATCCAGACCCTCGTCATGTCGGCGGCGCGGCTCGATGAAGTGGTTGAGGCGCTGGCCCGCCATGTCGAGGGCGGCGGACAGGCCTATTGGGTGTGCCCTCTGGTCGAGGAGAGCGAGAGCAGCGATCAGGCGGCGGCAGAGGCGCGGGCGGAGTCGTTGAAGCTCCGGTTCGGAGAACGGGTCGGCCTCGTCCACGGGCGGATGAAGGGGCCGGAGAAGGACGCCGCGATGGCGGCCTTCTCCGCGAACCGGACGCAGATACTGGTCGCGACGACGGTGATCGAAGTCGGCGTCGATGTGCCGAACAGTAGCCTCATCATCATCGAAGGCGCGGATAGGTTCGGACTGGCGCAGTTGCACCAGTTGCGCGGGCGCGTGGGGCGGGGGGACAAGCCGTCCGTGTGCATCCTCCTGCGCGGCAATGCTCTGGGCGAGACATCGCGGGCGCGGCTGGCGCTGATGCGCGAAAGCAATGACGGGTTCCGCATCGCCGAGGAGGATCTGAAGCTGCGCGGCGCGGGCGAGGTGCTGGGCACGCGGCAGTCGGGCGAGGCGGCGCTGAAGCTGGCAACGCCTGAGCATGTGGCGGCGCTGGTCGATGCGGCGCGCGACGACGCGCATCTGCTGATCGAACGGGACGGCGGCCTCGACAGCGCGCGGGGGCAGGCGGCGCGAACCTGCCTCTATCTGTTCGAGAAGGATGCGGCGGTGGGCCTGTTGCGCGGCGGGTGA
- a CDS encoding FAD assembly factor SdhE produces MNDNPEMRRIQFRAWHRGTREADYIVGGFFDRYHATWNADEIAWFERFMEEQDADIMGWALGTIPVPPEWQGPMMDRFLKLDFVKIQN; encoded by the coding sequence GTGAACGACAATCCCGAGATGCGCCGCATCCAGTTCCGCGCATGGCATCGCGGCACGCGGGAGGCGGACTATATCGTCGGCGGCTTCTTCGACCGTTATCACGCGACATGGAACGCAGATGAAATCGCATGGTTTGAACGCTTCATGGAGGAACAGGACGCCGACATCATGGGCTGGGCGCTCGGCACCATCCCCGTGCCGCCGGAATGGCAAGGCCCGATGATGGACCGCTTCCTGAAACTCGACTTCGTGAAGATCCAGAACTGA